The Anaerohalosphaeraceae bacterium genome includes a window with the following:
- the phoU gene encoding phosphate signaling complex protein PhoU: MSVHLKREIENLKQMLLEQCSRVEEHLWKAVKAVETWDGTLARQVVDRDTEIDRKEVDIEEECLKMLALYQPVAIDLRYIITALKINNDLERIGDLAVNIAERAEYLSSQEQIQIPPNLEEMAEKSQFMVRRSIDALVNLDCRIAHHVCLSDDEVDALHKQMYAYIQDRIRSHPEQMELLMHLLSVSRHLERIADHATNIAEDVIYLVEGHIIRHKKQDHR, translated from the coding sequence ATGTCCGTTCATCTCAAACGGGAGATTGAGAATCTCAAGCAAATGCTTCTGGAGCAGTGCTCACGGGTCGAAGAACATCTCTGGAAAGCCGTCAAAGCCGTCGAAACCTGGGATGGAACGCTGGCCCGGCAGGTTGTTGACCGGGATACGGAGATTGACCGCAAGGAAGTCGATATTGAGGAAGAATGCCTGAAAATGCTGGCGCTCTATCAGCCCGTCGCCATCGACCTGCGATACATCATTACGGCCCTGAAAATCAACAATGACCTGGAGCGCATCGGCGACCTGGCCGTCAACATTGCGGAGCGGGCGGAATATCTGTCCTCGCAGGAACAGATTCAAATCCCGCCGAATCTGGAAGAAATGGCCGAAAAAAGCCAGTTTATGGTCCGCCGAAGCATCGACGCCCTGGTCAATCTGGACTGCCGAATCGCCCACCACGTCTGCCTGAGCGATGACGAAGTGGACGCCCTTCACAAACAAATGTATGCGTACATTCAGGACCGCATCCGCTCACATCCGGAACAGATGGAATTGCTGATGCATCTGCTTTCGGTTTCGCGGCATCTGGAACGCATTGCCGACCACGCCACGAATATCGCTGAAGATGTGATTTACCTCGTGGAAGGGCACATCATCCGCCACAAAAAGCAGGACCATCGATAA
- the pstA gene encoding phosphate ABC transporter permease PstA encodes MTLWRQIKNAFFTALCSSSVLFLAVALMLFLFPMLWKGSKAVFFRKTVEFDKMQKELFKRGKAEDLERRTAQTNQARREALDLLEHFSRGIDTALLSREARSAYQQLGRHLRYLEVADEEYARLREQAKEIRDAFLQALDTVDKAEAESLLDTVDAQRSNSRFQNSPFEIVFSLSKQYRQILQEIDLSRRSEYAAELDIVKTEMRKLFGPLPGESVPPLPQDRFGATRWDVAQKHLHYLIYQTKWVPSGKDDKRLIPKQIRRDDPDEGIFGKTELAPLFSMVEQNLAAMLQPRPTIYWRYFLDDSTAGHYFGGAGPEVLGTLLLTVLSMCFAVPLGVLSAAYLVEYAADGITTRVIRTCINTLAGVPSIVYGLFGLAFFVLMVGKPCILSASMTLALLVLPVIIRASEEAIRAVPQSYKEASLALGAGKFRTFLTVTLPAAGPGILTGIILSLSRAAGETAPILFAGAVALGPIPNIGLHLKWLFQPTRALSYGCYDITVGDRLAMQVPHNQFGMVMTLILLVLVLNLAAIFLRWRMSRKLQGI; translated from the coding sequence ATGACTCTCTGGCGTCAAATAAAAAATGCGTTTTTTACGGCCCTGTGCAGCAGTTCCGTACTGTTTCTGGCGGTTGCCCTGATGCTCTTCCTGTTTCCGATGCTCTGGAAAGGCAGCAAAGCCGTCTTCTTCCGAAAGACCGTCGAATTCGATAAAATGCAGAAAGAACTGTTCAAACGGGGAAAGGCGGAAGACCTGGAAAGGCGAACGGCTCAAACAAATCAGGCTCGCCGGGAGGCCCTGGACCTGCTGGAGCATTTCAGCCGGGGAATTGACACCGCCCTTTTGAGTCGGGAAGCCCGTTCCGCTTATCAGCAGCTCGGCCGCCATCTTCGCTATCTGGAAGTCGCAGATGAAGAATACGCCCGGCTTCGCGAACAGGCCAAGGAGATTCGGGATGCCTTTCTGCAGGCCCTGGACACAGTGGATAAAGCGGAGGCGGAATCACTGCTGGATACCGTCGATGCCCAGCGGTCCAATTCCCGCTTTCAGAACAGTCCGTTTGAAATTGTCTTTTCGCTTTCCAAACAGTACCGGCAGATTCTTCAGGAAATTGATTTGTCCCGCCGGTCCGAATACGCTGCTGAACTGGATATTGTCAAAACAGAAATGCGGAAACTGTTCGGTCCGCTGCCCGGCGAATCCGTCCCGCCTCTGCCGCAGGACCGGTTCGGCGCCACGCGCTGGGATGTGGCTCAAAAACATCTTCACTATCTGATTTATCAAACCAAATGGGTTCCCTCCGGCAAAGACGACAAACGGCTGATTCCCAAACAAATCCGCCGGGATGACCCGGACGAAGGGATTTTCGGAAAAACGGAACTGGCTCCTCTGTTTTCGATGGTGGAGCAGAATCTTGCCGCGATGCTTCAGCCCCGCCCGACAATTTACTGGCGGTATTTTCTGGACGACAGCACCGCCGGACATTACTTCGGCGGCGCCGGCCCGGAAGTCCTCGGCACACTCCTGCTGACCGTTCTTTCGATGTGTTTCGCCGTTCCGCTGGGCGTGCTGTCCGCCGCCTATCTGGTGGAATATGCCGCGGACGGAATCACCACACGGGTCATCCGCACCTGCATCAATACCCTGGCCGGTGTTCCGAGTATCGTCTATGGGCTTTTCGGGCTGGCTTTCTTTGTTCTGATGGTCGGCAAACCCTGTATTCTGTCCGCCTCAATGACCCTGGCCCTTCTGGTCCTGCCCGTGATAATCCGGGCCTCTGAAGAAGCCATTCGGGCTGTGCCGCAGTCCTATAAAGAAGCATCGCTGGCCCTGGGAGCGGGCAAATTCAGGACATTTCTGACCGTCACCCTGCCGGCCGCCGGGCCGGGCATTCTGACCGGTATTATTCTGAGCTTAAGCCGTGCCGCCGGTGAGACCGCCCCGATTCTTTTTGCCGGTGCTGTCGCCCTCGGACCGATTCCGAACATCGGGCTTCATTTGAAATGGCTTTTTCAGCCGACCCGGGCCCTTTCATACGGGTGCTATGATATAACCGTCGGGGACCGCCTGGCTATGCAGGTGCCTCACAACCAGTTCGGAATGGTGATGACGCTGATTCTGCTGGTTCTCGTGCTGAATTTAGCGGCCATCTTCCTGCGATGGCGAATGAGCCGAAAACTGCAAGGGATTTAA
- a CDS encoding glycoside hydrolase family 44 protein, with product MRPLEWFFGGVCVVSAAAWGAISVQYSINTESGRAMISPYIYGANFDHVTCGNLTVRRMGGNRTTGYNWENNFSNAGSDWYHSSDRYMSAYLPWNQQLIPGKVYADFRQADIQAGRASVLTLQMAGYVAADDWGTVTEAQTAPSSRWKEVVYKKNAPFCVPAGSPSTTDNFVYMDEFVNYLVTTFGNANTPTGVKFYSLDNEPALWAYTHPRIHPNKVGCVELINRSTALASAVKDVDPYAQITGPVLYGFAAFLHLQDAPDWNSVKGSYSWFIDYYLVQMKNAGTSAGRRLLDVLDLHWYPEARDNNNVRITDFAATETNYVTRMQAPRTLWDSGYIENSWIGQWFSSYLPLLPKIFNSIQTYYPGTKLAFTEYNYGGENHISGGIAQADVLGIFGKYGVYLAAYWGANGVYTNAAFNLYRNYDGNGSTFGDVKVSASMSDKVNSSIYASMFSGLNNRLHLIVLNKHLTEPISGSFVINSPCLYTSGRVWAFDGSSTSITERTPVSAIVNNAFSYSIPPLTACHFVLQSERPLADLSGDCQVGLEDLALFCGQWLAEGLGPQSSCGDFNRDGVIDGADWRFLADSWLH from the coding sequence ATGAGACCGTTAGAGTGGTTTTTTGGGGGGGTCTGTGTGGTTTCAGCAGCGGCCTGGGGGGCTATTTCGGTTCAGTATTCTATCAACACGGAAAGCGGGCGGGCGATGATCAGTCCCTATATTTACGGGGCCAACTTCGACCATGTTACCTGCGGGAATCTGACGGTACGGCGAATGGGAGGAAACCGCACGACGGGGTATAACTGGGAGAACAATTTCTCCAATGCAGGCAGCGACTGGTATCATTCGAGCGACCGGTATATGTCCGCTTATCTGCCGTGGAATCAGCAGCTGATACCCGGCAAGGTCTATGCGGATTTTCGACAGGCCGATATCCAAGCCGGACGCGCATCGGTGTTGACCCTGCAGATGGCCGGCTATGTAGCGGCGGATGACTGGGGGACGGTCACGGAAGCCCAAACGGCCCCCTCCTCCCGCTGGAAAGAAGTGGTCTATAAGAAAAATGCCCCGTTTTGTGTACCGGCGGGAAGCCCCAGTACGACGGACAACTTCGTGTATATGGATGAGTTTGTCAATTATCTGGTGACAACCTTCGGGAATGCCAACACTCCGACAGGGGTGAAGTTTTATTCGCTGGACAATGAGCCGGCCCTGTGGGCTTATACGCATCCCCGGATTCATCCCAATAAGGTGGGCTGTGTGGAGCTGATTAACAGAAGTACGGCCCTGGCGTCGGCGGTTAAGGATGTGGACCCGTATGCACAGATTACCGGGCCGGTCCTGTATGGCTTTGCCGCGTTTTTGCATCTGCAGGATGCCCCTGACTGGAACAGCGTCAAGGGCAGTTACTCCTGGTTCATCGATTACTATCTGGTTCAGATGAAAAACGCCGGCACATCGGCCGGCCGGCGGCTTTTGGATGTGCTGGATTTGCATTGGTATCCGGAAGCACGCGACAATAACAATGTACGAATTACCGATTTTGCGGCAACGGAGACCAATTATGTCACGCGAATGCAGGCGCCGCGAACGCTGTGGGACAGCGGATATATTGAAAACAGCTGGATTGGTCAGTGGTTCAGCAGTTATCTGCCCCTGCTGCCGAAGATTTTCAATTCCATTCAGACGTATTATCCGGGAACCAAACTGGCGTTTACAGAATACAATTACGGCGGCGAAAACCATATCTCCGGCGGCATTGCTCAGGCGGATGTGCTGGGAATATTCGGGAAATACGGTGTGTATCTGGCGGCGTACTGGGGTGCCAACGGAGTTTATACCAACGCAGCGTTTAATCTGTACCGCAATTATGACGGCAACGGCTCAACGTTCGGCGATGTGAAGGTATCCGCCTCGATGTCGGATAAGGTCAACAGTTCCATTTATGCATCGATGTTTTCCGGACTCAACAACCGTCTTCATTTGATTGTTTTGAATAAACATCTGACGGAACCCATCAGCGGAAGTTTCGTCATCAACAGTCCCTGCCTTTATACCTCCGGTCGTGTGTGGGCCTTTGACGGCTCCAGCACCTCCATTACGGAGCGGACACCTGTTTCCGCGATTGTCAATAATGCGTTTTCCTACAGCATTCCGCCTCTAACGGCATGCCATTTTGTGCTTCAGTCCGAGCGGCCTTTGGCGGATTTGTCAGGGGATTGTCAGGTCGGGCTGGAGGATTTGGCCCTGTTCTGCGGGCAGTGGCTCGCAGAAGGGCTGGGACCGCAAAGCAGCTGCGGCGATTTCAATCGGGACGGTGTAATCGACGGGGCCGACTGGCGGTTTTTAGCCGACAGCTGGCTGCACTAA
- the pstB gene encoding phosphate ABC transporter ATP-binding protein PstB, producing MERLSPQSDPRQPGPIRLAEPEAKPEIQQTVRPERIIIQAKDFSFYYGSKIGVENITMDIEAGSVTAIIGPSGCGKSTFLRCINRMNDLIPNTRADGLLTVGGQNVYDKNTNLVNLRQQVGMVFQKPNPFAKSIYDNVAYGPRLQGIRRRSELDAIVERCLRDAALWEEVKEDLSKSALALSGGQQQRLCIARTLANKPKVILMDEPCSALDPLATARIEELIASLKGTYTIVIVTHNMQQAARVSDRTAFFCLGKLIEYGRTDVLFTNPAKKETEDYITGRFG from the coding sequence ATGGAACGTCTTTCTCCACAGTCCGACCCTCGACAGCCCGGTCCGATCCGGCTGGCTGAACCGGAAGCAAAACCGGAAATCCAGCAGACCGTCCGGCCGGAACGGATTATTATTCAAGCCAAAGACTTCAGCTTTTACTACGGTTCGAAAATTGGTGTCGAGAACATTACGATGGACATTGAGGCCGGCTCCGTGACCGCGATTATCGGCCCCAGCGGCTGTGGAAAAAGCACGTTTCTGCGGTGCATCAACCGGATGAATGACCTGATTCCGAACACCCGGGCGGACGGACTGCTGACCGTCGGCGGACAAAATGTCTATGACAAAAATACCAACCTGGTTAACCTGCGTCAGCAGGTCGGAATGGTTTTTCAGAAGCCGAATCCCTTCGCCAAAAGCATCTATGACAACGTGGCGTATGGTCCGCGTCTTCAGGGAATCCGGCGCCGCTCAGAACTGGATGCTATCGTCGAACGGTGCCTTCGTGATGCGGCGCTGTGGGAGGAGGTCAAGGAGGATTTATCCAAATCCGCCCTGGCCTTGTCCGGCGGACAGCAGCAGCGGCTGTGCATCGCCCGTACGCTGGCCAATAAGCCCAAAGTCATTCTGATGGACGAACCCTGCTCCGCCCTTGACCCGCTGGCGACCGCCCGAATTGAAGAACTCATTGCTTCTCTGAAAGGCACGTACACCATCGTGATTGTCACACACAATATGCAGCAGGCGGCACGCGTCAGCGACCGCACCGCCTTTTTCTGCCTGGGCAAACTCATCGAATACGGCCGGACCGATGTGCTCTTTACCAACCCCGCCAAAAAAGAAACCGAAGACTACATCACAGGGCGATTTGGATAA
- a CDS encoding PEP-CTERM sorting domain-containing protein codes for MKKCLLMMFAMGIVSVSQAVVIGDFETGMDNWGPSWEGGATFTIGSVPGTVTRGDNSVAVKLSDGGYWKMLWSAPAAPGQLNNVILTFDVTMYANEWTGNNWTKVADKIAFNSDSGWQEWTTATAVDRLTGLPTSTDWGPWAGDAFKTYRLEIPSYNALNWFQIVISFQQNPVDGAGNFYIDNIQLIPEPTTMALLGLGGVLTIRRRR; via the coding sequence ATGAAGAAATGTTTACTGATGATGTTTGCGATGGGGATTGTCTCCGTCAGCCAGGCCGTTGTCATCGGCGACTTTGAAACCGGAATGGACAACTGGGGACCGAGCTGGGAAGGCGGAGCAACATTCACCATCGGTTCGGTGCCGGGAACCGTTACGCGGGGGGACAACAGCGTAGCCGTAAAACTTTCAGACGGCGGATACTGGAAGATGCTCTGGAGTGCGCCTGCGGCCCCGGGACAGCTGAACAACGTGATTCTGACATTCGATGTGACGATGTATGCCAATGAGTGGACGGGCAATAACTGGACCAAGGTTGCCGATAAGATTGCATTCAACAGCGACAGCGGCTGGCAGGAGTGGACGACGGCGACGGCCGTGGACCGTCTGACGGGACTGCCGACCTCGACCGACTGGGGGCCCTGGGCGGGCGATGCCTTCAAGACGTATCGGCTGGAAATTCCCAGCTACAACGCCCTGAACTGGTTCCAGATTGTAATTTCTTTCCAGCAGAATCCTGTGGACGGCGCCGGGAATTTCTATATTGACAATATCCAGCTGATTCCGGAGCCGACCACGATGGCTCTGCTGGGGCTGGGCGGGGTGCTGACAATCCGCAGACGGCGCTGA
- a CDS encoding glycosidase encodes MKSLGEYQRAVEQIHNEHRRLLERKNRPAERDGLFQRYLYPVLTREHVPPSWRYEFDPQRNPFLLERLAVNSVFNAGAIKIGDSFLLAARVEGADRKSFFAIVESKSGIEGFRFWERPVEMPELEESETNLYDLRLTAHEDGWIYGVFCVESKDPAAPPEDTSSAVAQAGIARTKDLKKWERLANLKTPSPQQRNVVLHPEFVNGCYGFYTRPQDGFIQTGSGGGIGWGTCRNIEEAVLTEEIIVDEKRYHTIKEVKNGLGPAPIKTRYGWLHLAHGVRNTAAGLRYVLYVFMTDLKCPWKVTHRPGGYVLAPRGPERVGDVSNVLFSNGWILDDDGTVYLYYGSSDTRLHVATCSLEALVDYTLNTPEDGGRTRVCVRQRIELIERNEQWLRKAGLEGRC; translated from the coding sequence ATGAAAAGTCTGGGAGAGTATCAAAGGGCGGTCGAGCAGATTCACAACGAGCATCGCCGGCTGCTGGAGCGGAAAAATCGTCCGGCAGAACGGGACGGGCTGTTTCAGCGGTACCTGTATCCGGTGCTCACGCGGGAGCATGTTCCGCCGTCGTGGCGCTATGAATTCGACCCGCAGCGTAATCCGTTTCTGCTGGAGCGGCTGGCGGTCAACTCCGTATTCAATGCCGGCGCCATAAAAATAGGGGATTCCTTTCTGCTGGCGGCTCGGGTGGAAGGGGCCGACCGCAAGTCTTTTTTTGCGATTGTCGAAAGCAAATCGGGAATTGAAGGATTTCGCTTCTGGGAGCGGCCTGTGGAGATGCCGGAACTGGAGGAGTCCGAGACCAACTTGTACGATTTGCGGCTGACGGCACACGAAGACGGCTGGATTTACGGGGTGTTTTGTGTGGAGTCGAAGGACCCTGCAGCGCCGCCGGAGGATACCTCGTCCGCCGTGGCCCAGGCGGGGATTGCACGAACGAAGGATTTGAAGAAATGGGAGCGGCTGGCAAATCTGAAAACCCCCTCGCCGCAGCAGCGGAATGTGGTGCTGCATCCGGAGTTTGTCAACGGCTGTTATGGATTCTATACGCGGCCGCAGGACGGATTTATTCAGACCGGCTCCGGCGGCGGAATCGGCTGGGGGACCTGCAGGAACATCGAAGAAGCCGTTCTGACGGAGGAAATCATTGTCGATGAAAAGCGGTATCATACAATCAAAGAGGTAAAGAACGGACTGGGCCCGGCGCCGATAAAAACCCGATACGGCTGGCTGCATCTGGCCCACGGCGTGCGGAATACGGCGGCGGGGCTTCGGTATGTTTTGTACGTGTTTATGACGGATTTGAAGTGCCCGTGGAAGGTCACACATCGTCCGGGCGGCTATGTGCTGGCTCCGCGGGGGCCGGAGCGGGTCGGCGATGTTTCGAATGTACTGTTCAGCAACGGATGGATTCTGGATGACGACGGGACTGTTTATCTTTATTACGGCTCGTCGGATACGCGGCTGCATGTGGCGACCTGTTCGCTGGAGGCGCTGGTGGACTATACGCTGAACACGCCGGAGGACGGCGGACGAACCCGTGTGTGTGTCCGGCAGCGCATCGAATTGATCGAACGCAATGAACAATGGCTCAGGAAGGCGGGTTTGGAGGGACGGTGTTGA
- a CDS encoding cellulase family glycosylhydrolase yields MVPKTVRRIIGTLDRILFYLAFWFLLGLNGMPLYAATPWLRADGNVLKDPAGNIVVLRGVSLMDLGATQLWYGGVINMINRLTNQTDTQGGSPGWYPRVIRLPIYPSDEDDFASPWTFVPGSDHFYNNLLRSVVDYCRTKDLYVIIDLHYIANTYDHVPMASAFWAYMAPRFANDSHVIFELFNEPINPGSSDLNRWLSVRADMQTWIDIVRSYAPNNLILVAGPSYSQIIGPAATHPVSDPVGGQNIAYVSHLYPGHLDGTWGNPQWYINHVQTCAAVYPVFMTEWGFSAAGGTGLTGSITTYGQPLLDWADGLKISQTAWVASYDWRPSIFYPNWTLRCGEEEMGCFLKNRLYQKRNDDQPSEGTGLPPTCSLLWPAGTVRIPSGRNLTLRAEALDPDGAIAKVEFYRGTVKLGEDASSPYEFFWADIPAGTYTLKVKAVDNSGRWTYSSPAVLNVGGSPVPQTVRYEAENAVYTGEVTRRSSTAAGGGAYLDMRDSGTITWTVEVPSAGSYQAVFRYNLFYGTPKTQYLRVNGVPSGTVVFDDAQTQTWLTKTIPVSLNAGQNTLAIEKYWGWMYFDYLELIIPSSLCAYGDLNQDCQVNLEDLAVLAAGWLNPYQMSEMADVSSDWGN; encoded by the coding sequence ATGGTCCCAAAGACCGTCCGCCGGATTATCGGAACTTTAGATAGGATTCTTTTCTATTTGGCTTTCTGGTTTCTACTGGGGTTGAACGGGATGCCGCTGTACGCCGCCACCCCTTGGCTGCGGGCGGACGGCAATGTTCTCAAAGACCCGGCCGGCAATATCGTGGTGCTGCGAGGCGTCAGTTTGATGGACCTGGGGGCCACACAGCTGTGGTATGGCGGCGTTATCAATATGATTAACCGGCTCACGAATCAAACGGATACGCAGGGCGGTTCGCCGGGCTGGTATCCGCGGGTCATTCGGCTTCCGATTTATCCGTCGGATGAGGATGATTTTGCCAGCCCGTGGACCTTCGTGCCCGGCAGCGACCACTTTTACAACAACCTCCTTCGGTCGGTTGTGGATTACTGCCGAACCAAAGATTTGTATGTGATTATCGATCTGCACTACATCGCCAATACGTATGACCATGTTCCAATGGCTTCGGCCTTCTGGGCCTATATGGCGCCCCGTTTTGCCAATGACAGCCATGTGATTTTTGAACTGTTCAATGAGCCCATCAATCCGGGCAGCTCCGATTTGAACCGCTGGCTGAGCGTGCGGGCGGATATGCAGACCTGGATTGATATTGTCCGCAGTTATGCTCCGAATAACCTGATTCTGGTGGCCGGTCCGAGCTATTCGCAAATCATCGGGCCGGCAGCGACCCATCCGGTCAGCGACCCGGTCGGCGGGCAGAATATCGCGTATGTCTCGCATTTGTATCCCGGACATCTGGACGGAACCTGGGGCAATCCGCAGTGGTACATAAACCATGTACAGACCTGTGCGGCGGTGTATCCGGTCTTTATGACCGAATGGGGCTTCAGCGCCGCCGGCGGAACGGGACTGACCGGTTCGATTACGACGTACGGACAGCCCCTGCTGGACTGGGCGGACGGGCTGAAAATCAGCCAGACTGCCTGGGTGGCCAGTTATGACTGGCGGCCGTCGATTTTTTATCCAAATTGGACCTTGCGCTGCGGCGAAGAGGAAATGGGCTGTTTTTTGAAGAACAGACTCTATCAGAAGCGAAATGACGACCAGCCCAGTGAAGGGACGGGGCTTCCGCCGACTTGTTCTCTGCTTTGGCCTGCCGGGACGGTTCGAATCCCTTCCGGAAGAAATCTGACGCTGCGGGCGGAGGCCTTGGACCCGGATGGGGCCATTGCCAAAGTCGAATTTTATCGGGGAACCGTCAAACTGGGTGAGGATGCATCGAGTCCTTATGAGTTTTTCTGGGCCGACATTCCGGCCGGCACTTATACCCTGAAAGTCAAAGCTGTTGACAACAGCGGACGCTGGACGTATTCCTCGCCGGCTGTCCTGAATGTCGGAGGCAGTCCGGTTCCGCAGACAGTTCGATATGAAGCGGAAAACGCGGTTTATACCGGCGAAGTTACCCGTCGAAGTTCGACAGCAGCCGGCGGCGGTGCCTATCTGGATATGAGAGACTCCGGCACCATCACCTGGACGGTCGAAGTCCCGTCTGCCGGTTCATATCAGGCCGTTTTCCGATATAATCTTTTTTACGGTACCCCCAAAACTCAATATTTGCGTGTCAATGGTGTCCCATCCGGAACGGTGGTCTTTGATGACGCTCAGACGCAGACCTGGCTGACCAAAACGATTCCGGTTTCGCTGAATGCTGGGCAGAATACTCTTGCGATTGAAAAATATTGGGGCTGGATGTATTTTGACTATCTGGAGCTGATTATACCGTCTTCTCTCTGTGCGTACGGTGACCTGAATCAGGATTGTCAGGTCAATCTGGAGGATTTGGCGGTTTTGGCGGCAGGATGGCTGAATCCCTATCAGATGTCGGAGATGGCGGACGTGTCGTCCGACTGGGGGAATTGA
- a CDS encoding AGE family epimerase/isomerase translates to MNDQAVGHFLKQVEEELKGNILPFWLTHLRDTKTGAFIGRLSNDLVADQTAPNGLILCTRLLWTFSSLALFLHDDRCKKMAHLAYQFLRRDFWDNQYGGGYWQVGPQGPLQTQKKTYGQAFLIYSLAEYYRLTRRPEPLAMAMEVFERLEEHALDEEAGGYWEVMERDWTLAAKQQLSDGDMTAPKSMNAHLHLLEAFAELYSVRPDRRIGIRLEELVEIFRQKILDEHSHHFGLFFERNWERLTQRVSFGHDIEGSWLLCRAAEVLGAEKWGPRVVPVSLNIAEAVLGEGLDTDGSLLFERDEQGQVNAEKHFWCQAEAVVGLLNAYQLSARQEFYEAAWNVWRFIEDYQIDRTYGEWFWKLDAGRKPDLSMPKVSEWKCPYHNSRACMEAIRRLKMIQEERILSGQTLQ, encoded by the coding sequence ATGAATGACCAAGCCGTTGGACATTTTTTGAAGCAGGTGGAGGAGGAGCTCAAAGGGAACATCCTGCCGTTTTGGCTCACCCACCTGCGGGATACAAAGACCGGTGCTTTTATCGGCCGGCTCAGCAATGATTTGGTAGCGGATCAGACAGCCCCGAACGGATTGATTCTGTGTACGCGGCTTTTGTGGACGTTTTCGTCGCTGGCCCTGTTTCTCCACGACGACCGATGCAAAAAGATGGCACACCTTGCCTATCAGTTTCTCCGAAGAGATTTCTGGGATAATCAGTACGGAGGAGGGTATTGGCAGGTTGGGCCGCAAGGCCCTCTTCAGACGCAGAAAAAAACATATGGACAGGCATTTTTGATTTACAGTTTGGCTGAGTATTACCGGCTGACCCGAAGGCCCGAACCGCTGGCCATGGCGATGGAGGTTTTTGAGCGATTGGAAGAGCATGCTCTGGATGAAGAGGCCGGGGGATATTGGGAGGTCATGGAGCGGGACTGGACCTTGGCGGCCAAACAGCAGCTCAGTGACGGAGATATGACGGCCCCCAAATCGATGAATGCCCACCTGCATTTGCTGGAGGCTTTTGCTGAGTTGTATTCGGTTCGTCCGGACAGGCGAATCGGCATCCGTCTGGAGGAATTGGTTGAGATATTCCGACAGAAGATTCTGGATGAGCATTCGCATCATTTCGGTTTGTTTTTTGAGCGAAACTGGGAAAGACTGACCCAGCGGGTTTCCTTCGGGCACGATATTGAAGGCAGCTGGCTGCTGTGCCGGGCCGCAGAGGTGCTGGGGGCGGAGAAATGGGGACCGCGGGTGGTGCCCGTATCGCTGAACATAGCCGAAGCAGTCTTGGGGGAGGGGCTCGACACGGACGGCAGCCTGCTGTTTGAACGGGATGAACAGGGGCAGGTCAATGCCGAAAAGCATTTCTGGTGCCAGGCGGAAGCTGTTGTGGGCTTGCTGAATGCCTACCAGCTGAGTGCACGCCAGGAGTTTTACGAAGCCGCCTGGAACGTCTGGCGGTTTATTGAAGACTACCAGATCGACCGAACATACGGCGAATGGTTCTGGAAGCTGGATGCCGGCCGCAAGCCTGACCTGTCCATGCCGAAAGTTTCCGAGTGGAAGTGTCCCTATCACAACAGTCGGGCCTGCATGGAAGCCATCCGACGTCTGAAAATGATTCAGGAGGAGCGTATTTTGAGCGGGCAGACCCTGCAATGA